A stretch of the Malus sylvestris chromosome 10, drMalSylv7.2, whole genome shotgun sequence genome encodes the following:
- the LOC126586981 gene encoding uncharacterized protein LOC126586981 has translation MGKVVERKKKKKGRPSLLDLQKRTLREQQEQLQHQHQKRKPNSAPHSNPNYRTAPTESSHASLRRSTRRNPNPDGNSNDEDEDEDEDDDVSAGNRREKKLKLVLKLPFSNQKQSANSASRNSPSVGSESNADDDGKDRTDRKRKINAIGYGSGLAHPQKGEKSIPAANPPSSLRGGLTTLDSGPSTPLPDKNLLLFVLDRLQKKDTYGVFSEPVDPKELPDYHEVIEHPMDFGTVKKKLTSGVYSSLERFEDDIFLICSNAMQYNAPDTIYFRQARSIHELAKKNFENLRQDSDDNEPGPKVVRRGRPPTKNLHKKLGRPSLDRAGSEVSDAALATGAESTTLDLRKGSLLSDKSGLVGSRNNDVYINWLTDNKFERNDDVTGSTRGNSKLGKKQFVFDENRRNTYNQTHPSASGRESSVLTTFDGERKQLMAVGLHSDYGYARSLARFAANLGAPAWTIAAKKIERPLPPGVKFGPGWVGENDVASHRPLLLASASLCQPSSSEPFPIRPNASSAAAYCSVESNGDKLSEKLSGHHSSEKPSGYNSSEKHVPSIPLALDSNTSSSLPLSAATLSPPIVANKSPEPLPGKVETAEGSNTCTGFNMPSSNLGVMRPRPPFQIHQNSIFQPGINGFNGTNGLNIPAHMRKLVGAAGPGGFNFQLSQMLDAVSRTNVNFHPATSNSLTSEETKLSETSGTINSSPSLLNPVNEAMAARTRGTHPEPSWQGLSQQRKPDSGLSPQ, from the exons ATGGGTAAGGTAgtggaaaggaagaagaagaagaaaggacgGCCCTCTCTTTTGGATCTTCAAAAACGGACTCTCAGAGAGCAGCAGGAGCAATTACAACACCAGCACCAGAAGCGAAAGCCCAATTCTGCCCCTCATTCCAACCCTAATTACAGGACCGCCCCTACAGAATCCTCCCACGCTTCCCTCCGGCGATCCACCCGCCGCAACCCTAACCCCGACGGCAATTCCAACGACGAGGACGAGGACGAGGACGAAGACGACGACGTTTCGGCCGGGAATCGCCGCGAGAAAAAACTCAAGCTCGTCCTCAAATTGCCCTTCAGCAATCAGAAACAGTCGGCCAATTCCGCGTCTCGGAACTCCCCCAGCGTTGGCTCCGAGTCCAACGCCGACGACGATGGCAAAGACAGAACCGACCGGAAGCGCAAGATCAATGCGATCGGCTATGGATCTGGACTCGCTCACCCTCAAAAG GGTGAGAAGTCAATTCCTGCTGCAAATCCACCAAGCAGCCTACGAG GAGGGTTAACAACGTTGGACTCTGGACCCTCTACCCCTTTGCCTGATAAAAATTTGCTGCTGTTCGTTCTCGACAGGCTCCAAAA gaaGGACACGTACGGTGTGTTTTCTGAACCAGTGGACCCCAAAGAG CTTCCGGACTACCATGAAGTAATCGAGCACCCTATGGATTTCGGGACGGTGAAGAAGAAACTTACGAGTGGAGTCTACTCCAGTTTGGAACGGTTTGAG GATGATATTTTCTTAATCTGCTCCAATGCGATGCAGTACAATGCCCCAGATACCATATATTTTCGACAG GCACGCTCAATACATGAGCTTGCGAAaaagaattttgaaaatttgaggcAAGATAGTGATGATAATGAACCAGGACCAAAGGTCGTAAGAAGAGGTAGACCACCAACAAAAAATTTGCACAAGAAATTGGGCAGGCCTTCCTTGGACCGTGCTGGTTCAGAGGTCTCAGATGCCGCTCTTGCTACTGGGGCTGAAAGCACCACATTGGATCTGAGAAAAGGATCTCTTCTTTCAGACAAGTCTGGTTTGGTGGGTTCGCGGAATAATGATGtttatattaattggttgacAGATAACAAATTTGAGAGGAATGATGATGTCACAG GTTCCACAAGGGGTAATTCGAAGCTTGGGAAAAAACAATTTGTGTTTGATGAGAACAGGCGTAATACATATAATCAAACTCATCCTTCAGCCAGTGGACGAGAGTCATCTGTATTGACTACATTTGATGGAGAAAGGAAACAGCTGATGGCT GTAGGGCTTCACTCAGACTATGGTTATGCAAGGAGCCTGGCTCGATTTGCTGCAAATCTTGGAGCTCCAGCTTGGACCATTGCCGCAAAGAAGATCGAAAGGCCTTTGCCCCCTGGTGTTAAGTTCGGCCCAGGGTGGGTTGGAGAAAATGATGTTGCGTCACATAGGCCACTGCTATTAGCCTCAGCCTCACTATGTCAGCCATCTTCATCAGAGCCCTTTCCCATTCGTCCAAATGCATCTTCTGCTGCAGCATATTGCTCTGTTGAGTCTAACGGAGATAAATTGTCAGAGAAGTTGTCGGGACATCACTCATCAGAGAAGCCATCAGGGTATAACTCATCAGAGAAGCATGTGCCTTCTATTCCTTTAGCACTGGATAGCAATACAAGCAGCTCGCTTCCTCTGTCTGCTGCTACCTTATCACCCCCCATTGTTGCTAATAAATCTCCTGAACCCCTCCCTGGAAAAGTAGAAACTGCTGAAGGATCAAACACTTGTACTGGGTTTAATATGCCGAGCAGCAATCTTGGAGTAATGAGGCCCAGGCCTCCATTTCAGATCCATCAGAATTCCATATTCCAACCTGGGATCAATGGATTTAATGGCACAAACGGATTAAACATTCCTGCTCATATGAGAAAGCTAGTTGGAGCGGCCGGGCCCGGTGGTTTTAATTTCCAGTTGTCTCAAATGCTTGATGCGGTCTCTAGGACTAATGTTAACTTCCATCCAGCTACTTCAAACAGCTTAACTTCGGAAGAAACTAAACTCTCTGAAACTTCAGGTACGATAAACTCTTCCCCTTCATTACTAAATCCAGTGAATGAGGCAATGGCAGCACGGACAAGGGGGACTCATCCCGAGCCATCTTGGCAAGGGTTGTCACAACAACGGAAACCCGATTCAGGGTTGTCACCCCAATAA
- the LOC126584353 gene encoding uncharacterized protein LOC126584353, with translation MCIAGGEIVGERYGLAGGTWPSCTRDGKVAFITNARERQDENKKKRTFRDKMKRVPWSSPRKLWSKKSPMEFTEEVVEEADRYNGFNLILADLCSRTMVYVTNRPNVVKYQSVL, from the exons ATGTGTATAGCAG GTGGAGAGATCGTAGGAGAAAGATATGGGTTAGCAGGTGGGACGTGGCCGTCTTGCACCAGAGATGGCAAGGTGGCTTTTATCACAAATGCAAGAGAA AGACAAGATGAAAATAAGAAGAAGAGAACTTTTAGAGACAAGATGAAAAGAGTCCCATGGAGTTCACCGAGGAAGTTGTGGAGCAAAAAGAGTCCCATGGAGTTCACCGAGGAAGTTGTGGAGGAGGCGGATCGGTACAACGGATTTAACCTGATATTGGCCGATCTTTGTTCTAGGACCATGGTTTATGTAACCAACAGACCAAATGTAGTAAAATATCAGTCAGTACTATGA